GGCGCGGCCTGCGGCTCGATCCTGCAAACCAGAATGTCGAACACCAAGGCGAACCCATCCGCCTGTCGCGGCGCGAATACTCGATTTTGCATGCCCTCATGATCCATCCCGGCCGGATCCTGTCGCGGAGCCAGATCGAGGAGAAGCTTTACGGCTGGCAGGAGGAGGTCGAGAGCAATGCTGTCGAGGTCCACATCCATCATCTTCGCGGCAAGCTGGGACCGGGCATGATCCAGACCGTCCGTGGGATCGGCTATCGCCTCGGAGACGAACCGTGATGCCGTCGATCTCCAAACGGCTGTTCCTGATCCTCGCCCTGACCACCGGTCTCGTCTGGCTGTCGGCGGTCGTCTGGATTTTCCTTTCCACGCGCGCGGAGGTGGAACGGGTTCTCGACGCGCGGCTGATGGAAGCCGGCCGGATGGTTTCCTCATTGATCGTCAGCCAGGAGATCGCCATCGATCCGACGCAAACGATCACGTCCGATCTGCCGGTGCGCGGCCACAGCGCCTATGACCGCCAGCTTTCGTGCCAGATCTGGTCGCTGCAGGGGACATTGATCGGGCGATCGGATGCGGCGCCCGATCAAGCAATGTCGGAGCACACCGACGGGATCTCCGAAACCGTGATAAATGGTGAGCGGTGGCGGGTTTATGCAATCACCAATACCGAGCGCGGTGTTCGCGTTCTGGTCGGCGACAATCTGAGTATCCGTAACGGGTTGGTGAACGACGTCATCCGCGGTCTTCTCCTGCCGGTCCTGCTGATGTTGCCGGTTCTTGCTGTCCTGATCTGGCTCAGCGTCAGGCGCGGCCTTGAGCCGCTAAGGAAGATCGCAGGCGACCTGGAAGCACGACCCGCCTCCGACCTCAGCCCGATCGAGGACGTGCAGACCGCGAAGGAGATTGCGCCGGTCTTGCAGTCGCTCAACGGATTGTTTGCACGCGTGGCCGGGCTTCGGGAACGCGAGCGCAACTTCACCGCCTTTGCCGCCCACGAACTGCGCACGCC
This genomic window from Aureimonas sp. OT7 contains:
- a CDS encoding ATP-binding protein; translation: MPSISKRLFLILALTTGLVWLSAVVWIFLSTRAEVERVLDARLMEAGRMVSSLIVSQEIAIDPTQTITSDLPVRGHSAYDRQLSCQIWSLQGTLIGRSDAAPDQAMSEHTDGISETVINGERWRVYAITNTERGVRVLVGDNLSIRNGLVNDVIRGLLLPVLLMLPVLAVLIWLSVRRGLEPLRKIAGDLEARPASDLSPIEDVQTAKEIAPVLQSLNGLFARVAGLRERERNFTAFAAHELRTPLAGLKTQAQVALASGDGTIREQALRQIMVGVDRTGRLVRQLLDMSAVEALDQGERSGKVWPGSILRALADELADPTRGVAVEVSPDLDRIELDIEPDLFALAARNLMENAVNHSPPGGVVRCRVAGPAEEGQMIIEDDGPGIPEEELARVTERFFRGRNKVPVGSGLGLAIVELALGRSGWHLRLQNRDCGGLQAVMANAA